In a single window of the Synergistaceae bacterium genome:
- a CDS encoding sugar ABC transporter ATP-binding protein has protein sequence MIYLLLQLDHVGKEFYGNRVLSDISFSVDSGEIIGLVGENGAGKSTLLNIIFGMPVISSTGGYEGDIQIDGRKVHFTSPNQALAQGIGMVHQEFSLIPGFTATENILLNREPLNGSLMDYVFSDRVSTLDRDAMNRRAAAALNTLGVNVSPDMVVSEMPVGYKQFIEIAREIDRKNTRLLVLDEPTAVLTEQEAEILLSALRKLARKGIAIVFISHRLSEVKELCSRIIVLRDGRLITDAPAEGLTTREIASLMVGRESERREDIPDIPEEPLEASTVDETLAVAPKKKKKPKPALKVEHLWVDMPGETVRDVSFEVKKGEIFGIGGLAGHGKLGIPNGIMGLYPAGGKVRLFGRRLTLNRPRAALSRKMAFVSEDRRGVGLLMDEPLDWNITFTAMQTQGRFLIGIPYIFQMRNELAMAKETRKFIDSLGIKCTGPKQKAGELSGGNQQKVCLAKAFVLRPDILLICEPTRGIDIGAKTLVLDTLKNYNKENGTTIIITSSELEELRSVCDRVAIVDKGEIAGILPASSPAEEFGMLMMGEKRHVRLDKEAEE, from the coding sequence GTGATTTATTTGTTGTTACAGCTTGATCACGTAGGCAAAGAATTTTACGGCAACCGCGTACTGTCCGACATATCCTTCTCAGTGGATTCCGGCGAAATCATCGGCCTCGTCGGAGAGAACGGCGCAGGGAAATCGACCCTCCTCAACATAATTTTTGGGATGCCGGTAATCTCATCGACGGGCGGCTACGAGGGAGACATCCAGATTGACGGCCGGAAGGTGCACTTCACTTCACCGAATCAGGCACTTGCTCAGGGCATCGGCATGGTGCATCAGGAGTTCTCGTTAATACCCGGCTTCACGGCAACCGAGAACATTCTCCTGAACCGCGAACCCCTCAACGGCTCGCTGATGGATTATGTCTTCAGCGACAGGGTGTCGACGCTCGACCGCGACGCAATGAACCGCAGAGCCGCAGCAGCCCTGAACACTCTCGGCGTGAACGTCAGCCCCGACATGGTAGTGAGCGAAATGCCCGTCGGCTACAAGCAGTTCATCGAGATAGCCCGCGAGATTGACCGCAAGAACACACGGCTTCTGGTCCTCGACGAACCTACGGCAGTGCTGACTGAGCAGGAGGCGGAGATTCTGCTTTCTGCCCTCAGGAAACTTGCGCGCAAGGGCATAGCTATCGTGTTCATCTCACACAGGCTGAGCGAGGTCAAGGAACTCTGCAGCCGCATCATCGTTCTGAGGGACGGGCGGCTGATCACGGACGCTCCGGCGGAAGGCCTGACAACGCGCGAGATAGCGTCATTGATGGTCGGGCGTGAGAGCGAGCGCAGGGAGGACATCCCCGACATTCCAGAAGAGCCGCTCGAGGCTTCGACTGTTGATGAGACGCTAGCTGTTGCCCCGAAAAAGAAGAAGAAGCCCAAGCCTGCCCTCAAGGTCGAGCATCTGTGGGTGGACATGCCCGGCGAAACCGTGCGTGATGTGTCGTTCGAGGTGAAGAAGGGAGAAATTTTCGGCATCGGAGGCCTCGCGGGGCACGGCAAGCTCGGCATCCCCAACGGCATCATGGGGCTTTACCCTGCAGGCGGAAAGGTCAGGCTGTTCGGGAGACGCTTGACCCTCAACAGGCCGAGAGCAGCACTCAGCCGGAAGATGGCTTTTGTCAGCGAGGACAGGCGCGGAGTCGGGCTTCTGATGGACGAGCCGCTTGACTGGAACATTACATTCACGGCCATGCAGACGCAGGGAAGATTCCTCATCGGGATACCGTACATCTTCCAGATGAGGAACGAGCTCGCAATGGCGAAGGAGACCCGCAAGTTCATCGATTCTCTTGGCATAAAGTGCACAGGTCCGAAGCAGAAGGCAGGAGAACTTTCCGGCGGCAATCAGCAGAAAGTCTGCCTCGCAAAAGCGTTCGTGCTCCGTCCCGACATACTCTTAATCTGCGAACCCACACGAGGCATCGACATCGGCGCGAAAACTCTCGTCCTCGACACGCTCAAGAACTACAACAAGGAGAACGGCACAACGATAATCATCACCAGTTCCGAGCTCGAGGAGCTGCGGAGCGTGTGCGACCGTGTAGCGATTGTGGACAAGGGAGAGATCGCCGGAATTTTGCCCGCGTCAAGCCCGGCTGAAGAGTTCGGAATGTTGATGATGGGCGAGAAACGTCATGTCCGGCTGGATAAGGAGGCTGAAGAATGA
- a CDS encoding DUF3798 domain-containing protein, whose amino-acid sequence MKLKAILSLVLVCAVSAGAVWAAEPAKFHIGVMTGTVSQSEDDLRGAELMIKMYGDAKDGGMITHITYPDNFPSEQETTISQIVGLADDPLMKVIVVNQAVPGTAEAFRRVREKRSDILLLAGEPHEDPGVISATADIATHTDHIGRGYTIPLGAQKMGAKTFVHISFPRHMSYETLGLRRAIMEEACKDLGIKFVFETAPDPTSDVGMAGAQQYILENMPAWIEKYGKDAAFFCTNDGHTEPLLRQIARLGGYFVEADLPSPLMGYPGALGIDFTEENGDWPAILKKLEDAVVKAGGGGRMGTWAYSWGYTTTAALVEYGKRYVEGTYTGKIGSAQALKEMREAYDEFCPGAHWGGSYFVDAVSGVKNPHFVLLRQDTYVLGGTYLGLADVEIPEKYFQIRMTPAAQ is encoded by the coding sequence ATGAAGCTGAAAGCAATACTTTCACTTGTGCTTGTCTGCGCAGTATCAGCCGGAGCAGTCTGGGCAGCAGAGCCCGCGAAGTTCCACATCGGAGTGATGACGGGAACAGTCTCCCAGAGCGAGGACGACCTCAGGGGCGCGGAACTGATGATTAAGATGTACGGCGACGCGAAGGACGGCGGAATGATTACGCACATCACGTACCCCGACAACTTCCCCAGCGAGCAGGAGACGACAATCAGCCAGATAGTCGGTCTCGCAGATGACCCGCTCATGAAGGTTATCGTCGTGAACCAGGCAGTTCCAGGCACAGCAGAGGCCTTCAGACGTGTACGCGAGAAGAGGAGCGACATCCTGCTTCTTGCCGGCGAACCCCACGAAGACCCCGGCGTAATCAGCGCGACAGCCGACATCGCGACGCACACTGACCACATCGGACGCGGCTACACGATTCCGCTCGGTGCACAGAAGATGGGCGCAAAGACGTTCGTACACATCTCCTTCCCGAGACACATGAGCTACGAGACTCTTGGCCTGCGCCGTGCAATCATGGAGGAAGCCTGCAAGGATCTCGGCATAAAGTTCGTGTTCGAGACAGCACCCGACCCGACGAGCGATGTAGGAATGGCCGGAGCTCAGCAGTACATCCTCGAGAACATGCCCGCATGGATCGAGAAGTACGGCAAGGACGCGGCGTTCTTCTGCACGAACGACGGACACACTGAGCCCCTGCTTCGCCAGATTGCGAGACTCGGCGGGTATTTCGTCGAGGCAGACCTTCCCTCACCGCTGATGGGTTATCCCGGAGCACTCGGAATCGACTTCACCGAAGAGAACGGCGACTGGCCCGCAATCCTCAAGAAGCTCGAGGACGCAGTGGTCAAGGCTGGAGGCGGCGGCAGAATGGGCACGTGGGCTTACTCGTGGGGCTACACGACAACGGCGGCTCTCGTGGAGTACGGCAAGCGTTACGTCGAAGGCACGTACACCGGCAAGATCGGCAGTGCTCAGGCACTCAAGGAGATGCGCGAGGCTTATGACGAGTTCTGCCCGGGCGCACACTGGGGCGGAAGCTACTTCGTCGATGCAGTCAGCGGCGTGAAGAACCCGCACTTCGTGCTTCTTCGTCAGGACACGTACGTTCTCGGCGGGACGTATCTCGGACTGGCGGATGTCGAGATACCCGAAAAGTATTTCCAGATACGCATGACCCCTGCCGCACAGTAA
- a CDS encoding TIGR03905 family TSCPD domain-containing protein encodes MMFDYTPSGVCAKEITFEIEDGRLHSVNFAGGCKGNLAAISRLIEGADAVKVADILRGNTCGHRPTSCADQLACAIDEAVARESRKAS; translated from the coding sequence ATGATGTTTGATTACACACCTTCAGGAGTTTGCGCAAAGGAAATAACATTCGAGATAGAGGACGGACGGCTTCACAGCGTTAATTTCGCTGGCGGGTGCAAGGGGAATCTTGCGGCTATTTCCCGTCTCATAGAGGGAGCTGACGCGGTGAAAGTTGCGGACATTCTTCGCGGCAACACGTGCGGGCATCGTCCGACATCATGCGCGGATCAGCTGGCTTGCGCAATAGACGAGGCAGTCGCGCGGGAGTCCAGAAAAGCCTCGTAG
- a CDS encoding tRNA-dihydrouridine synthase family protein has protein sequence MSASTGGIELRNPLCLAPLAGITSLPVREFFSEHGASLTHTEMISCAGLVRNNAKTFDMLAVSEHEAPLIVQLFGNDDRLIAEGAEVVMKKCARFSAFGINMACPMPKITRNGSGAALMKKPDLAARMVRGVKALGLPVWVKIRRLEDDADTLRLVEVLAEAGADNVCIHGRTCAQRYEGVADREILRKAAALFPGLIGASGDVRTVDDIQEYLGYGCVVIMLARGIMSNIFLFEEFCGFSRTNEDRLNELIRFSHRAEELSGEHRALVLLKRFAGSVLRFSRGAAELRRQAMTAESVGKLREIITRGADNNDV, from the coding sequence ATGAGCGCGTCAACGGGCGGAATTGAGCTGAGGAATCCTCTGTGCCTAGCACCTCTGGCGGGGATAACGTCTCTTCCCGTCAGAGAGTTTTTCTCGGAGCACGGAGCTTCCCTCACTCACACGGAGATGATTAGCTGTGCGGGGCTTGTCCGCAACAACGCAAAGACGTTCGACATGCTCGCCGTCTCTGAGCATGAAGCCCCGTTAATCGTCCAGCTCTTCGGCAATGATGACAGGCTGATAGCTGAGGGTGCTGAAGTCGTCATGAAGAAGTGCGCGCGCTTCTCTGCTTTCGGCATCAACATGGCGTGTCCCATGCCGAAGATTACCCGCAACGGTTCTGGTGCTGCCCTCATGAAGAAGCCTGACTTGGCCGCGCGTATGGTGAGGGGCGTTAAGGCTCTCGGGCTGCCTGTGTGGGTGAAGATTCGCAGGCTCGAGGACGATGCGGACACGCTGAGGCTCGTTGAGGTTCTTGCTGAGGCTGGAGCGGATAACGTGTGTATTCACGGTCGCACATGCGCGCAAAGGTATGAAGGCGTTGCTGACAGAGAAATACTCAGAAAAGCAGCGGCACTTTTTCCCGGCCTCATAGGGGCGAGCGGAGACGTAAGAACTGTGGATGACATTCAGGAGTATCTTGGATACGGATGTGTTGTAATAATGCTGGCAAGGGGTATAATGTCAAACATATTCCTGTTTGAGGAATTTTGCGGATTTTCACGGACGAACGAGGACAGGCTCAATGAGCTGATAAGGTTCTCGCACAGGGCAGAAGAGCTTTCGGGGGAACATAGGGCGTTGGTGTTGCTGAAGAGGTTTGCAGGAAGCGTGCTGAGGTTTTCGAGGGGTGCAGCGGAGTTAAGGAGACAGGCAATGACCGCCGAAAGTGTAGGTAAGCTGAGAGAGATAATCACGAGAGGAGCAGATAACAATGATGTTTGA
- a CDS encoding type III pantothenate kinase translates to MLLVIDTGNTTTVAGIYDGDELIAQWRLSSILHTSDELGIYLLNLLQIAHIEPSKIHGAAFASVVPSLDFPMKEAIRRYFSVEPLQVNALTDTGMQVLTRNPREVGADRIVNAYAGREKYGSPLIVADYGTAITFDVVSPEGAYLGGVIAPGLNSGISALFSKAAKLPQVALNIPESVIGRSTEEAIQAGILFGNAGLTDRIIEMIRAEEGMSTAKVVATGGHAGLMKKAARNIDVVDKWLTLEGLKLIHERVNGRN, encoded by the coding sequence ATGTTACTGGTAATCGACACGGGCAACACGACGACTGTTGCTGGCATCTACGACGGAGACGAACTTATAGCGCAGTGGAGGCTGTCATCAATTCTCCACACGTCCGACGAGCTCGGAATATACCTGCTCAACCTTCTGCAGATTGCACACATTGAGCCCTCGAAGATTCACGGGGCGGCATTCGCGTCAGTCGTGCCATCTCTGGACTTCCCGATGAAGGAAGCGATTCGCCGTTACTTCAGCGTTGAGCCCCTGCAGGTGAACGCCCTCACTGATACGGGTATGCAGGTTCTCACGCGCAACCCCCGCGAAGTCGGAGCAGACCGCATCGTCAACGCCTACGCAGGCCGCGAGAAGTACGGCTCTCCGTTAATCGTTGCGGACTACGGGACAGCAATAACCTTCGACGTTGTGTCGCCGGAAGGTGCGTATCTCGGCGGCGTGATTGCTCCCGGCCTGAACTCCGGCATCTCTGCGCTGTTCTCGAAGGCCGCGAAACTTCCGCAGGTTGCGCTGAACATTCCCGAGAGCGTCATAGGCCGCAGCACTGAAGAAGCTATACAGGCTGGGATTCTTTTCGGGAACGCCGGACTCACTGACCGCATCATAGAGATGATTCGCGCGGAAGAAGGCATGAGCACGGCAAAGGTCGTCGCGACGGGAGGGCACGCAGGCCTGATGAAGAAGGCCGCGCGTAACATTGACGTTGTGGACAAGTGGCTGACGCTGGAGGGACTGAAGCTGATTCATGAGCGCGTCAACGGGCGGAATTGA